The genomic segment CACGGCTGATCAACTGGCATATCTTGCAAAATCGCTGGAATTGATAGCAGATAAAAAAGCTATTGCTGACATTGTACAAATAACTGAAGTAAAAGAGATAATTGATGCACTACAGAGAAGGCTTAAAGATTTAGCAGGAAGTAGTACACCAGATCAACTAGCATATCTTGCTAAAGCACTGGAATCAATAATCGACAAAAGTGCGGTTTCTGAAATTGTACAGATGACAGATGGTAAGTTAAAAGAACTCTTGAGCGCTGCAAGGACGCACTTAAGTGACATAAATAGCAATAAGGAAAATTCAATATCTGCAATAACTGAAGCGAAAACAGATTCTGTCAATGAAATTAACAAGCTTAGGGATAATTCCTTAAATACTTTAAAAGCATCATCAGATTCTCATATATCGCTACTTGATACGAGAAAGAATGCCAATATTGCAGCAATAAATAGCATTAGTAATAGTCATAAAGATGGTCTTAAAGGTTTAGTAGAAGATTTTCGTGCTGTTAATAATGTACCATCTGGATCATCAATTATTAGGGAAATAGAAACTCGTGATAACCAATTAAAAACATCCCTTATAAACGAGATAAAAACTAGAGATGATGAGCTGAAAGTGTCGCTTACACAAGAAATAAGAAAGCGCAACATGGTTGAACCAGGGTCATTACCTTTCTTATTTGGTGTACTTGGCAGAAAAAATAATTATTTTGGCCACGGAACTTTTACGACAGAGCTTGGAAAGTGGAGTAGTGATATAACAAAAACTGACTATATGTTACAACTACTAGCAGGTAGCCATACGTACAATACAGATTACGTTAGTTTTTATCGGCCAAGACAACTAAGTTTTATAGAGGGAAGTAAAGGAACATTTATTTACGGAGAGTTATGCACAAAAAGTTTTTCGGGTAGTTATGATCAGATATACTATTACCCGTATGCTGCACTTGGAGTAGTATTTGTAAAAAATACAACCAATGTGAACATAAATAAGACAATGGAATTTGTTGGATCATCGTATTCGAGTACGGAGTATGGGGGAGCAGGATTATTTGTGGGAACACCAGATAATACCAATTCTAATAAATCAAGAATTTCAAGAATAATATGGAAAAATGTTTACCAATACACGAGTTCTGATAGCAAATTAGCTGGATCTGGTAATGTGGAGATTCCAGCAGGAAAAACAGTTGCAATATTACTTTACACATCATCTTACCTGTATTCCAGAACACAAGTTAGTCAAGGTATGCTTGCATCAAATTATGTACACAACTATGGTCAATTTATTCAGTGGGGGATTTATAACATACGTAGCAATGTTCTAACTACAGGACTTGAAGTAGATGTGGAGAGAACGCTAAAAGCTTGGCAATGTCCAGGATTATCTAACACGTATGAGATTTGGAGGTAACAAACAATGTCTATCTACGTTAGATTTGAAAATGATAAACAAGTAGAAACAACAACACTTGAAAGCAAGCCAACTGAAAATGATTGGTATGAAGCACCAGAAGATTTTGATTGGCAAAAAAGCTATTGTTTAACAGAAGGAGGCAAAATTGCTCAGCGGAATCAAGAAGATATTGAATTGGAGTTACTACAAAATGCGAAGTTTTCTGCACTTTCTAACCTTCATGCTTATTATGATAACTATACTCACCAATACGCAGGATATTCTCATCAGAAGTCTAAGTCGTACGAAATACAAGCAAAAGCCGCAGAGAACATTTTAGCAGCACCAGAATCTATAGACAAAAAAGATGCAGAAATTATAGAGCCATTAGCAAAAGTCCGAGGAATTTCAGTAGTAGAAATGGCAAGAATAATTCAGGAAAAAGCAAAAAGAGCGAAAAAAGCAATAATCAAGTGCGAAGAATTGGTGGATATAGCTGAAAGGGAAATCGGTGAAGCTAAAAGTAAGGAAGAGCTGCAAACTTTGCTAGATGATTGTAAACAAAAAATGCAAGAAAGTTGAAAAGGGGAAAAAGAAATGACAGAACAGTTTCTACATGGAGTAAATGTTATCGAGGTTACCTCAGGAGCGAGGACAGTACGAACAGCTAAATCATCGGTAATTGGAGTAATTGGTACTGCACCTGATGCTGACGAGCAAAAATTTCCACTAAATAAACCAGTGTTAGTTGCAGGAAGCTTAAAAGAAGCAGCAAAACTTGGTCAATCTGGGACTTTGCCTTCAGCTATTAATGCAATTTTTTCCCAAATTGGTGCAACAGTAGTAGTTATTCGAGTTGAGGAGAAAGTAGAAGAGACGCTCAGCAATGTCATTGGTGGAGTTAACGAAGAAACTGGAGAATATCAGGGAATTCAAGCGTTCTTAAGCAGTGAAAGCATAGTTCATGTTGCGCCAAGAATACTAATTGCACCTCAGTTTACTCATCAATTATCTGGAGATGCTGGAAATCCAGTGGTTAGCGCTTTAATTCCTATAGCAGAAAAGCTAAGAGCAATAATAGTAGCAGATGGACCAAATACCAATGATGAAGAAGCAATAAAATGGAGAAAAAGTGTAGGCAGCTCAAGAGTTTATGTTGTTGATCCGTGGGTTAAGATTTTTATTGAAGGAAAAGAAGAAATTCTCCCTCCAAGTTCATTTGTAGCTGGTTTAATAGCTAAGATAGATAGCGAGCAAGGCTTCTGGCACTCACCTTCAAATAAAGAGATAAATGGTATTGTTGGAACAAGCAGGCCTATTGATTTTACGCTCGGTAATATAAATTGTAGAGCAAACCACTTGAATGAAAATGAAGTAACAACGATAATTCATCAAAATGGCTATAGGCTTTGGGGAAATAGAACATGTTCAAATGACTCAAAATGGGCTTTTTTGTCAGTGAGAAGGACTGCAGATTTAATCAACGATAGTCTACTTCGAGCTCATTTATGGGCAGTTGATCGCAATATTACCAAAACTTATATAGATGATGTGATTGAGGGGGTAAATTCTTATCTTGCAAATTTAAAAGCGCAAGGGGCGATTATTAGCGGAAAATGTTATGCAACTCCAGAGCTCAATACACCAACAAATATTGCAAGCGGAAAAGTGTCTTTTGATTTTGAGTTCACGCCACCATATCCAGCTGAACAGATTACTTTCAGGTCACACCTTGTGAGTGGCGCAATATTGTAAAAGGAGAAAGAGAGATGTTACCAAAGATCCTAAAGAATTTTAACGTATTTGTTGATGGTCGTGGCTATGCAGGAAAAATAGATGAAGTAACCTTGCCAAAACTTACCATAAAAACAGAAGAATACAGAGCTGGTGGTATGGATATTCCAATAAATATTGATATGGGCATGGAAAAGCTTGAAGCAGATTTCACTTTTTCTGAATATGACTCTGAGCTCTTTAGACTTTTCGGATTGATAAACAATAATGCTGTTTCTCTTACTTTAAGAGGAGGTTTGCAGGGAAGTAGTGATGCCGAATCAGTAGTAATTAACTTAAGAGGGCTCTTTAAGGAACTTGATTTTGGTAACTGGAAGGCTGCTGAAAAAGCAACACTAAAATGTATAATTGCTGCCAACTATTATAAGCTTACCATTGATGGCAGAGAATTGATTGAAATTGACGCTGAGAATATGATTCGCAAGATCGATGGTGTTGATCAAATGACTTCTATGCGCACAGCTTTAGGAATTTAACTAAAAGGGTAAAACAATGCAAAAAATTAAATTAACTGAACCAATAAAAATCGATGGAATTTTAGTTTCAGAGCTAACTCTACGCCGTCCAAAAGTTCGAGATCGTTTAGCTGTTGAACGTATGGGTAATAGCGATGCAGAGAAAGAAGTAGCACTGATTGCAAATCTTGCAAGTATTTCAAGAGAAGCAGTAGAAGAATTTGATTTAGCAGACTACAATAAGATTCAAGAAACGTTACAAGGTTTTTTGTCTCAGCAGAAGAATTGAGGTTGAGCATATTATCACTTAGCTCAATGGTTGGTGGTGGAATCAATCAGTGGCTTGATATGGATATTGAAGAATTTATTACTTGGTTTGAAAGTAGCGGAAAATTATACAAATGAAGGCAATTTCTATAGTAATTGGAGCAACACTGCAAAGCAGTTTTAATAGTACGATAGCAGGTAGCACGAAGCAACTTTCTCGTATTGGTAGTACGATAAAACAACTTGAATCATCAAGTAAATCAGTATTCAAGTTTAAACAATTAAGCCACGATGCTCTGCTTGCTAGGCGTTCTTGGAATGAACTGGAAATAAAAACAAAATCTCTGGCTAAACAGATAAAAAATGTAGAAGCACCAAGTAAGAGCCTGCAAAATGAATTTACAAGATCCAAAGCTGCAGCACTGAAAGCTAAAACGGCTTATTTACAAAAAAGAAGTGCTCTCCACCTACTACGCACTGAGTTCAGTAAAAGTGGTAGAGATATAAAATCTCTTATTGGAGATCAAGTTAAACTTGGCTCTTCTATTGAAAAGCTTAAAAATAACTATACAGCTTTAAATTCCGTAATGCAAAAACGTAAAGGAGTTTTAGCGCAAAGAGCAAATTTCAAAGCTCAAATGATGGATGCTGTGGCACTTGGCCTCACCCTTGCAGCACCACTTAAGGCTGCAATTAGTTTTGAGAGTGCCATGGCTGATGTAAAGAAAGTTGTAAAGTTTGAAGATACAGATGTAAATGGCTTGACAAAACTTGGTGAAACATTAAAGGGGATGTCACGAACAATTCCGCTATCTGCAGCAGAACTTGCGCAAATTACTGCAAGTGGTGGGCAGCTTGGTATTGAAGCTAAGGATCTTACGGTTTTCACAGACACTGTGGCCAAGATGGCAACTGCATTTGATATGTCAGCAGAAGAGGCAGGAGATGCTATTGCTAAGCTCTCTAATATTTACCAAATTAAAATTGGTGAAATGAAAAGCGTTGGTGATGCGATAAATCATATCTCTGATAACACTGCCGCAAAAGCTAAGGGCATTGTTCCTGCACTAAACAGAATTGGTGGTACGGCAAGGCAATTTGGCTTAACTGTAGCGGAAGCAGGAGCTCTGGCAAGTAGCTTCATTAGTCTTGGCAAAACTCCTGAAAAAGCAGGTACGGCAATCAATGCAATGCTTAGCAAGCTGCAAACAGCAAGTAAACAGGGTGGAAACTTTCAAAAAGCTTTTCAGCAGCTAAAAATAAATGCTAAGGAATTTGAGAAAGCAATTGGCAAGAATGCACAAGGCACATTAGTTAAGTTTTTAGAAACAATTGCAAAACTAGATAAGCAAGAACGTTCTAGCGTTCTCTTTGATCTCTTTGGCCTTGAATATCAAGATGATATAGCACTACTTATTGGTAGTCTTGATGAATACAAAAAATCTTTACGATTAATAAACGGGGAATATAAGGGCTCAATGCAAAGGGAGTTTGAAAATAGAGCAAATACTACAGCAAACAACCTTCAGTTACTTAAAAACTCAATAGCAGAAGTAGGAATGAATCTTGGTTCTGTACTATTACCACCTTTAAATTTTACTGTTAATCTTCTGAGGTCAGCAACTACACAAGTAGCACTTTGTGCCAAGGAATATCCAGTACTGACTACAGTGATCATAAGTACGATTGCAACATTGATTAGTATTAAAATAGCAGCCATATCTCTTGGATATGCTTGGACTTTTGTAAAAGGTTCCTTATTTGCTCTTTTATCTACTTGGAAAATGTTTGGATCTGTTGTTACTTTGGTAAAAATAGGTCTTTCTGCAGTTTTTCCAGCAATAATTGCTGGATTTAAAGCATTGACAATTGCCGTAATGAGCAACCCTATGGGGCTGATTATTGGTGGTCTTGCTGTTGCTGCAACTTTGATAATTACCAAATGGCAAGTGGTAAAGAACTTTTTTGTTACTATCTGGGAATCGGTAAAAATTGTATGGAAATCTTTTTCTGATTGGGTAGGAAAGTTTTGGAATAATATTACTCAGCCTTTTAAAACAATCAATAATCTATGGAGCAAAAAAAATGAGGCTAAACTAGAAGTTAGATCTGTAAGTAATACTATAAGCGACGCCCTTAAGCACCCAATTGCAGCGCACAATAAGACTATAGAGAATAAAACACACAATAATCACTTTAATGTTAATATTCACCCAAGCTCTGGACAAGACGTACGTAGTATTGCTGATGAAGTAATGGAGCGAATTAGAGAGCAATTTAGTGGCGCACTTTATGATATAAATTAAATTATGCTGTCTCTTGGTCCATATAGATTTTCATTAACTG from the Candidatus Wolbachia massiliensis genome contains:
- a CDS encoding phage tail sheath subtilisin-like domain-containing protein — protein: MTEQFLHGVNVIEVTSGARTVRTAKSSVIGVIGTAPDADEQKFPLNKPVLVAGSLKEAAKLGQSGTLPSAINAIFSQIGATVVVIRVEEKVEETLSNVIGGVNEETGEYQGIQAFLSSESIVHVAPRILIAPQFTHQLSGDAGNPVVSALIPIAEKLRAIIVADGPNTNDEEAIKWRKSVGSSRVYVVDPWVKIFIEGKEEILPPSSFVAGLIAKIDSEQGFWHSPSNKEINGIVGTSRPIDFTLGNINCRANHLNENEVTTIIHQNGYRLWGNRTCSNDSKWAFLSVRRTADLINDSLLRAHLWAVDRNITKTYIDDVIEGVNSYLANLKAQGAIISGKCYATPELNTPTNIASGKVSFDFEFTPPYPAEQITFRSHLVSGAIL
- a CDS encoding phage major tail tube protein, which produces MLPKILKNFNVFVDGRGYAGKIDEVTLPKLTIKTEEYRAGGMDIPINIDMGMEKLEADFTFSEYDSELFRLFGLINNNAVSLTLRGGLQGSSDAESVVINLRGLFKELDFGNWKAAEKATLKCIIAANYYKLTIDGRELIEIDAENMIRKIDGVDQMTSMRTALGI
- a CDS encoding phage tail assembly protein; this translates as MQKIKLTEPIKIDGILVSELTLRRPKVRDRLAVERMGNSDAEKEVALIANLASISREAVEEFDLADYNKIQETLQGFLSQQKN
- a CDS encoding phage tail tape measure protein; amino-acid sequence: MKAISIVIGATLQSSFNSTIAGSTKQLSRIGSTIKQLESSSKSVFKFKQLSHDALLARRSWNELEIKTKSLAKQIKNVEAPSKSLQNEFTRSKAAALKAKTAYLQKRSALHLLRTEFSKSGRDIKSLIGDQVKLGSSIEKLKNNYTALNSVMQKRKGVLAQRANFKAQMMDAVALGLTLAAPLKAAISFESAMADVKKVVKFEDTDVNGLTKLGETLKGMSRTIPLSAAELAQITASGGQLGIEAKDLTVFTDTVAKMATAFDMSAEEAGDAIAKLSNIYQIKIGEMKSVGDAINHISDNTAAKAKGIVPALNRIGGTARQFGLTVAEAGALASSFISLGKTPEKAGTAINAMLSKLQTASKQGGNFQKAFQQLKINAKEFEKAIGKNAQGTLVKFLETIAKLDKQERSSVLFDLFGLEYQDDIALLIGSLDEYKKSLRLINGEYKGSMQREFENRANTTANNLQLLKNSIAEVGMNLGSVLLPPLNFTVNLLRSATTQVALCAKEYPVLTTVIISTIATLISIKIAAISLGYAWTFVKGSLFALLSTWKMFGSVVTLVKIGLSAVFPAIIAGFKALTIAVMSNPMGLIIGGLAVAATLIITKWQVVKNFFVTIWESVKIVWKSFSDWVGKFWNNITQPFKTINNLWSKKNEAKLEVRSVSNTISDALKHPIAAHNKTIENKTHNNHFNVNIHPSSGQDVRSIADEVMERIREQFSGALYDIN